One segment of Poecile atricapillus isolate bPoeAtr1 chromosome 5, bPoeAtr1.hap1, whole genome shotgun sequence DNA contains the following:
- the SH3BP4 gene encoding SH3 domain-binding protein 4 produces MAAQRIRAANSGGLPRCKSEGTLIDLGEGFAETTLCDVKVPSPSALLVDNPTSFGNAKEVVAIKDYCPTNFTTLKFSKGDHLYVLDTSGGEWWYAHNTTEMGYIPSSYVQPVNYRNSSLTDSGMIDNLLESPDEGVKELDLLGDWTDGKRNSAKSYHNNPFLNGVQTNPFLNGNLQAAPSSDKESNSSVAVDLLLFDTGAPTSALPSSAANSSLGNLFDEFPSTNRLDVEQPMRRDNPFFRSKRSYSLSELSVLQAKSDTPASSGFFSGLKSPTPEQFQSREDFRTAWLNHRKLARSCHDLDLLGQNPGWGQTQPVETNIVCKLDSSGGAVQLPDTNISIHVPEGHVCPGETQQISMKAMLDPPLELNSDKCSTISPVLQIKLSNMEVKTFIILEMKVSAEVKNDIMSKSLVGLQCLRSDMKEGPYTPMQLSYSYGDTIQVQLENLEPCMYIAAVAQGQNILYPYTVWDYISKKITVGVYGPKHIHPSFKTVVAMFGHECAPKTLLVNEVTRQSHGPAPVALQLWGKHQFALSRPQDLKLCMFSNMTNYEVKASEQAKIVRGFQMKLGKVSRLIFPIASHDPNELSDFTLRIQVKDDQDAILTQFCVQTPQPPPKSAIKPMGQRRFLKKNEVGKIILSPLAATAKYPDFQDRPVLSLKYGKLLKTVVRQSKNHYLLEYKKGDVIALLSEEKIRLKGQLWTKEWYIGYYQGKIGLVHTKNVLVVGKVKPSYFSGPDLTTSLLLEQILRPCKFLTYIYASVRTLLMENLSSWRSFADALGYLNLPLTFFCRAELDSEPERVASVLEKLKEDCNSVENKERKSFQKELMTALLKMDCQGLVVRLIQDFVLLTTAVEVAQRWRELAEKLAKVSKQQMDAYEAPHRDKTGTVDSEAMWKPAYDFLLTWSSQMGDSYRDVIQELHTGLDKMKNPITKRWKHLTGTLILVNSLDMLRAAAFSPQDHEDFAI; encoded by the exons ATGGCGGCGCAGAGGATCCGGGCGGCCAACTCGGGAGGGCTCCCGCGGTGCAAGTCCGAGGGGACGCTCATCGACCTGGGCGAGGGCTTTGCTGAAACCACGCTCTGCGATGTCAAAG TGCCTTCTCCCAGTGCCTTGCTGGTGGACAATCCCACGTCCTTCGGGAACGCGAAGGAAGTCGTAGCAATCAAGGATTACTGCCCCACAAATTTCACCACCCTGAAGTTCTCCAAGGGGGATCACCTGTACGTGCTGGACACGTCGGGAGGGGAGTGGTGGTACGCCCACAACACCACGGAGATGGGCTACATCCCGTCCTCCTACGTGCAGCCCGTGAACTACCGCAACTCCTCCCTCACGGACAGCGGGATGATCGACAATCTGCTGGAGAGCCCCGACGAGGGCGTCAAGGAGTTGGATCTGCTCGGGGATTGGACCGATGGGAAGAGAAACTCTGCCAAATCCTACCACAACAACCCCTTCCTGAACGGAGTGCAGACCAACCCATTCCTGAATGGGAATTTGCAAGCAGCACCCAGCTCAGACAAAGAGTCCAACTCCAGCGTCGCCGTGGATTTGTTGCTCTTCGACACGGGGGCCCCCACGTCGGCTCTTCCCAGTTCAGCCGCCAACAGCAGCCTGGGGAACCTTTTTGATGAGTTTCCCTCCACAAACAGGCTAGATGTGGAACAGCCCATGAGAAGGGACAACCCCTTCTTCAGAAGTAAACGCTCCTACAGCTTGTCTGAGCTGTCTGTCCTCCAGGCCAAGTCGGACACGCCAGCATCATCAGGTTTCTTCAGTGGCCTGAAGTCTCCCACCCCTGAGCAGTTCCAGAGCAGGGAGGATTTTAGGACAGCGTGGCTGAACCACAGGAAGCTGGCTCGGTCTTGCCATGACTTGGATTTGCTTGGCCAAAATCCTGGCTGGGGTCAGACACAACCAGTGGAGACCAACATTGTGTGCAAGCTGGACAGCTCCGGCGGGGCCGTCCAGCTGCCGGACACCAACATCAGCATCCACGTGCCCGAGGGCCACGTGTGCCCCGGGGAGACGCAGCAGATCTCCATGAAGGCCATGCTGGACCCGCCGCTGGAGCTGAACAGTGACAAGTGCAGCACCATCAGCCCCGTCCTGCAGATCAAACTCAGCAACATGGAGGTGAAGACCTTCATCATCCTGGAGATGAAGGTGTCAGCGGAGGTCAAGAACGACATCATGAGCAAGAGCCTGGTGGGGCTGCAGTGCCTGCGCAGTGACATGAAGGAGGGGCCGTACACGCCAATGCAGCTGAGCTATTCCTACGGGGACACCATCCAGGTGCAGCTGGAGAACCTGGAGCCCTGCATGTACATCGCGGCCGTGGCGCAGGGCCAGAACATCCTCTACCCTTACACCGTGTGGGATTACATCAGCAAGAAGATCACGGTGGGCGTCTACGGCCCCAAGCACATCCACCCTTCCTTCAAGACCGTAGTGGCCATGTTCGGCCATGAGTGCGCCCCCAAGACCCTGCTGGTCAACGAGGTCACCAGGCAGTCCCACGGCCCGGCTCCCGTCGccctccagctctgggggaagCACCAGTTTGCCCTGTCCCGGCCCCAGGACCTCAAGCTCTGCATGTTCTCCAACATGACCAACTATGAGGTGAAGGCCAGCGAGCAAGCCAAGATCGTCCGGGGCTTCCAGATGAAGCTGGGCAAGGTCAGCCGCCTCATCTTCCCGATCGCGTCCCACGACCCCAACGAGCTCTCGGACTTTACGCTGAGGATACAAGTCAAGGATGACCAGGATGCCATTCTGACCCAGTTCTGCGTCCAGACGCCGCAGCCGCCTCCAAAAAGCGCCATCAAACCCATGGGGCAGAGGCGGTTCCTCAAGAAGAACGAGGTGGGGAAGATCATCCTCTCCCCTCTGGCTGCCACTGCCAAGTATCCGGACTTTCAGGACCGGCCAGTGTTGAGCCTGAAGTACGGGAAGCTGCTGAAGACGGTGGTGAGGCAGAGCAAGAACCACTATTTGCTGGAGTACAAGAAGGGAGATGTCATAGCCCTCCTCAGTGAGGAGAAGATCAGGTTGAAAGGCCAGCTGTGGACCAAGGAGTGGTACATTGGCTACTACCAGGGGAAAATCGGCCTTGTGCACACCAAAAACGTCCTGGTGGTTGGGAAGGTCAAACCCAGCTACTTCTCCGGGCCGGATCTCACCACcagcctgctgctggagcagatcctgAGGCCCTGCAAGTTCCTGACTTATATCTACGCCTCGGTGAGGACTCTGCTGATGGAGAACCTCAGCAGCTGGCGCTCCTTCGCCGATGCCCTGGGCTACCTGAACTTGCCGCTCACGTTCTTCTGCCGGGCGGAGCTGGACAGCGAGCCGGAGCGAGTGGCCTCTGTCCTGGAGAAGCTGAAGGAAGACTGCAACAGCGTGGAGAACAAGGAGAGGAAATCCTTCCAGAAGGAGCTGATGACG GCCCTGCTGAAGATGGACTGCCAGGGGCTGGTGGTGCGGCTGATCCAGGACTTTGTGCTGCTGACCACGGCCGTGGAGGTGGCGCAGCGCTGGCGGGAGCTGGCCGAGAAGCTGGCCAAGGTGTCCAAGCAGCAGATGGACGCCTACGAGGCCCCGCACCGCGACAAGACGGGCACGGTGGACAGCGAG gccaTGTGGAAGCCGGCGTACGACTTCCTGCTCACCTGGAGCAGCCAGATGGGGGACAGCTACAGGGATGTCATCCAGGAGCTGCACACGGGACTGGACAAGATGAAGAACCCCATCACCAAGCGCTGGAAGCACCTCACGGGCACCCTGATCCTCGTCAACTCCTTGGACATGCTGCGGGCAGCTGCCTTCAGCCCCCAGGACCACGAGGATTTTGCCATCTAG